From Gimesia panareensis, the proteins below share one genomic window:
- a CDS encoding flagellar export chaperone FlgN: MTATQLIDYPKLFAVRLEYSRALLKLSLQQQDLIQQDDYTSLLDVLGQKQRLLGQLDQYTRQLPQLWEKWKTDRDRLPAEQRETCEAILQESEAILSELLQNEDTSTQSMIHRRDQTRQQLQSLNQGGKVSEAYRDSLAPVTHRHLNVDQ, from the coding sequence ATGACTGCTACACAATTAATTGATTATCCAAAACTGTTCGCGGTGCGATTGGAGTATTCCAGGGCATTGTTGAAGCTGTCACTGCAGCAGCAGGATCTGATCCAGCAGGACGATTACACCAGTCTGCTGGATGTTCTGGGACAGAAACAGAGGTTGCTGGGGCAACTGGATCAGTATACCAGGCAGCTCCCGCAGCTCTGGGAAAAATGGAAAACAGACCGGGATCGACTGCCGGCAGAGCAGCGCGAAACCTGTGAGGCTATTTTGCAGGAATCGGAGGCGATCCTGTCCGAGTTGCTGCAGAATGAAGATACGAGTACGCAATCGATGATTCATCGACGCGATCAGACCCGCCAGCAGTTACAGTCACTCAACCAGGGAGGCAAGGTGAGTGAAGCATACCGGGACAGTCTGGCCCCGGTGACGCATCGCCATCTGAATGTCGACCAGTAA
- a CDS encoding flagellar basal body rod protein FlgB — MIDQILNSNTLPLLEKMAAFAERRQEVLAGNIANIDTPGYKMRDLPVADFQQALQEAVQLQEGLGQPAARSSLSLPATLGEQRATETELQSLFPRSLFQARETSPQNLTFNDENNRSIEAQVMHMTKNSLMQQFAVETMMAQMNQLLTVISERA, encoded by the coding sequence ATGATAGATCAGATTCTGAATTCGAATACATTGCCGCTGCTGGAAAAAATGGCCGCGTTCGCTGAACGTCGGCAGGAGGTTCTGGCCGGGAATATTGCGAATATTGATACGCCGGGCTACAAAATGCGCGATTTGCCTGTCGCGGATTTTCAGCAGGCATTACAGGAGGCGGTTCAGTTGCAGGAGGGCCTGGGGCAACCTGCGGCACGCTCGTCTCTCTCGTTGCCAGCCACCCTGGGAGAGCAGCGCGCTACGGAAACTGAACTGCAGAGCCTGTTTCCACGGAGTCTGTTTCAGGCCCGGGAAACGTCTCCCCAGAATCTGACTTTCAATGATGAGAACAATCGGAGTATTGAAGCACAGGTGATGCATATGACCAAAAACTCGCTGATGCAGCAGTTCGCGGTCGAGACTATGATGGCACAGATGAATCAGCTGTTAACTGTAATTTCTGAAAGAGCTTAA
- a CDS encoding peptidoglycan D,D-transpeptidase FtsI family protein → MKSGISQSRINWRSWILIGVVVMAWLVISGRLIYLQYVGHRQFKTVVTRQQVFKEKIPARPGDILDRNGRLLATTIVSNSLYVVPQRLKGTQQAIQVCTALQLDQQHFLKRLDENGDKLFLWVKRRLTDTELAQIRTLDLADDAWGFRQEYRRQYPQGTLAAHALGLRDIDGKGQGGLEEAFDHLICGQDGYRFLVRDAHGRVIEVRNDSRVAARNGETLVVTLDSIIQLYTERELQGIVKDWKPKSACAIVMDVKTCEVLALASVPSFNLNHPEQIEERAWKNTAIASIYEPGSTLKPFIVAAALEKGLVKRDDEFDCEYGEYLMGKRLLHDHHSYGMLSLTDILVKSSNIGMAKIGERLTNAGLYEAVTAFGFGQKTGIQLPGELTGIVRPLKSWNIYSTGSVPMGQEIAVTPIQLITAHVALANQGKLLNPRLIRDQIDHNYFPRSEDEPAQVRPLVSTPLVSPDVADWLVRVPMVETVERGTGRRAKLDEYTVFGKTGTAQKPDPRTGQYSSQLHVSSFICGAPAHDPRVLVLVVVNEPSVGENHYGGTIAGPPAAEILRKTLLYLRVPFDRSSQHFEDRSASRRRNILR, encoded by the coding sequence TTGAAATCCGGCATATCTCAATCTCGAATCAACTGGCGCAGCTGGATCCTGATCGGCGTGGTGGTGATGGCCTGGCTGGTCATCTCCGGACGTTTGATCTATCTGCAGTACGTGGGGCACCGGCAGTTTAAAACCGTGGTGACGCGGCAACAGGTGTTCAAAGAAAAAATTCCGGCCCGTCCAGGGGATATCCTGGACCGCAATGGACGATTGCTGGCTACGACGATCGTCTCCAACAGTCTCTACGTGGTGCCACAGCGGCTGAAAGGAACTCAACAAGCGATCCAGGTCTGTACAGCATTGCAGCTGGATCAACAGCATTTCCTGAAACGACTGGATGAAAACGGGGACAAGTTGTTTCTGTGGGTCAAACGTCGTCTGACTGATACGGAACTGGCGCAGATTCGCACTTTGGATCTGGCAGATGATGCCTGGGGCTTTCGCCAGGAATATCGCAGACAGTATCCCCAGGGAACGCTGGCCGCCCATGCGCTGGGCTTACGCGATATTGACGGAAAAGGGCAGGGAGGGCTGGAAGAAGCATTCGATCATCTGATCTGCGGGCAGGATGGATATCGATTTCTGGTCCGCGATGCACATGGTCGCGTGATTGAAGTCCGCAATGATTCCCGGGTGGCAGCACGCAATGGTGAGACTCTGGTGGTAACGCTGGATTCAATCATCCAGCTGTATACCGAGCGGGAACTGCAGGGCATCGTGAAAGACTGGAAGCCGAAAAGTGCCTGTGCGATTGTGATGGACGTCAAAACCTGTGAAGTGCTGGCGCTGGCATCGGTTCCCTCGTTTAATTTGAACCATCCAGAGCAAATTGAAGAACGGGCCTGGAAAAATACGGCTATCGCTTCGATTTACGAACCAGGGTCCACGTTGAAGCCCTTTATCGTCGCAGCGGCTCTGGAGAAGGGGCTGGTCAAGCGGGACGACGAATTTGATTGTGAGTATGGTGAATACCTTATGGGAAAACGGCTGCTGCACGATCATCACAGTTACGGTATGCTGAGCCTGACAGATATCCTGGTGAAATCGAGCAATATCGGGATGGCAAAAATCGGAGAACGCTTGACGAATGCGGGGCTTTATGAAGCAGTCACCGCCTTTGGTTTCGGGCAGAAGACCGGCATTCAGCTGCCAGGGGAGCTGACCGGTATTGTTCGCCCTTTGAAGTCCTGGAATATTTATTCGACCGGCTCGGTGCCCATGGGCCAGGAAATCGCTGTAACACCCATTCAGCTGATTACTGCACATGTCGCGCTGGCTAATCAAGGGAAGCTGCTGAATCCCCGGCTGATTCGAGACCAGATCGACCATAACTACTTTCCGCGTTCTGAAGATGAACCTGCTCAGGTTCGACCGCTGGTTTCTACGCCTCTGGTCTCACCCGATGTGGCTGACTGGCTGGTGCGTGTGCCGATGGTCGAGACGGTGGAGCGGGGGACCGGACGCAGAGCGAAGCTCGACGAATATACGGTCTTCGGCAAAACAGGGACGGCGCAGAAACCGGATCCTCGTACAGGGCAGTATTCGTCCCAGTTGCATGTCAGTTCTTTCATCTGCGGTGCCCCGGCCCATGATCCGCGTGTCCTGGTGCTGGTGGTGGTGAATGAACCATCGGTCGGGGAGAATCATTATGGGGGGACAATCGCCGGTCCGCCTGCAGCGGAGATTCTGCGTAAGACCCTGCTCTATCTCAGGGTGCCCTTTGATCGTTCGAGCCAGCACTTTGAGGATCGGTCTGCCAGCCGCAGGCGCAATATTCTGCGTTGA
- a CDS encoding tetratricopeptide repeat protein has translation MAEEKLNQPESDADPQATVPDSEQDASGDDVSLDESGPRALPQRLLKFVSSRWKLVGIVASVLLLIAIYFLSGSSEPQKTPQEILAESLELLEQRGNPKARVEAQELAFQLKKQDYQDPDFPGALYYIFGVVAFRNAEELTGESQDHQYLIASRYLKEAERRAIVQAHRPEWCYTYGASLYQLGSTKQARPLLEEAVETWLPGKLKSSMMLTDIYLDHKADTELEQAFKLNSAALQLHELTPETQDRLFLQRAQIFLAQGKTDLAEQVLAKVQQQESVNQVTLVFQAQTLMAEGKYQEALTILGPVKDNLGLDRKFSRQASYLMGLCAESLKDEEAAIGFYEQTTHRYAGTHEGLAAQLHLAELLRKNGRTEEALIAYRTALRSVSSPEDFRNRWISLEGFRKYVLDAWNDWVDEAKIKNGVTYFSAAIQLSEYLPPLLPEVQAKELAANANRRWAEYLERRYEQATFSEQETLKHELQDHWIQSGKAYYELARRLNTSDRYGEILSISAEHFQKGQDYETALKVLTRFININPDNKMPQALVRRGEVLLELDQLDEAISHFERVISNYPTDVAAFQAQYLLGVAYLEKDELARAQAIWKEILETSNLTPQAQQWSDSLFALGKLNFHLGKIAYKSAEAVGDTAQGDQKSGKPSPYFYFEEATRRLREYVNRYPESPKVHEARFLLARALQNLADQPRRELRAAKTENARQELQRKQYRYLNMAIEQLLSLNRDLRRLESQDRLDPLGKRLLKSTCFGKAHLLYMTGEYEEAIKSYHDAVNRYPQCTEVLIAYMKMSGCYESLGKKNEAKSMLEQAKIILKQMPDKVFDSRASNLGREEWNRWLDWSRELRYSNQQATSAKTGSGA, from the coding sequence ATGGCAGAAGAAAAACTCAATCAACCAGAATCAGATGCGGACCCGCAGGCGACTGTGCCGGACTCCGAGCAGGATGCATCCGGTGATGATGTCTCTCTCGATGAGAGCGGTCCGCGCGCTCTACCTCAGCGGTTGCTGAAGTTTGTCAGTTCACGCTGGAAACTGGTGGGGATTGTAGCTTCTGTCCTGTTGTTAATTGCGATTTATTTCCTGAGCGGCTCCAGCGAACCACAAAAAACGCCTCAGGAAATCCTGGCTGAATCTCTGGAATTACTGGAGCAGCGTGGGAACCCCAAAGCGCGTGTTGAGGCACAGGAACTGGCCTTCCAACTGAAAAAACAGGATTATCAGGATCCGGATTTTCCCGGCGCGTTGTATTACATTTTTGGTGTGGTCGCCTTTCGGAATGCGGAAGAGCTGACAGGGGAATCCCAGGATCATCAATATCTGATTGCCAGCCGATACTTGAAAGAAGCCGAGCGGAGAGCGATCGTGCAGGCGCACCGGCCTGAATGGTGTTATACCTATGGTGCGAGTCTGTACCAGCTTGGTTCGACGAAGCAGGCGCGACCATTGCTGGAAGAGGCAGTCGAAACCTGGTTGCCCGGCAAGCTGAAATCCTCCATGATGCTGACCGATATTTACCTGGACCATAAGGCGGATACGGAACTGGAGCAGGCGTTTAAACTGAATTCTGCAGCCTTGCAGTTACATGAGCTTACCCCGGAAACGCAGGATCGCCTGTTTCTGCAGCGTGCTCAGATTTTTCTGGCCCAGGGCAAAACTGATCTGGCAGAACAGGTGCTGGCCAAGGTTCAGCAACAGGAATCAGTGAACCAGGTGACCCTGGTGTTTCAGGCGCAGACACTGATGGCGGAAGGTAAATACCAGGAAGCGCTCACGATTCTGGGGCCCGTCAAAGATAACCTGGGTCTGGATCGCAAATTTTCCCGACAGGCTTCCTACCTGATGGGACTCTGTGCAGAATCTTTGAAAGACGAAGAGGCGGCTATCGGATTCTATGAGCAGACGACCCATCGGTATGCGGGGACGCATGAAGGTCTGGCTGCTCAACTGCATCTGGCTGAGTTACTCAGAAAAAACGGGCGCACCGAAGAAGCATTGATTGCCTACCGGACGGCCCTGCGTTCGGTGAGCAGCCCGGAGGATTTCCGGAATCGCTGGATCAGTCTGGAAGGGTTTCGGAAGTATGTTCTGGATGCCTGGAATGACTGGGTCGACGAAGCAAAAATTAAAAACGGTGTCACCTACTTCAGCGCCGCAATTCAGTTGTCGGAATATCTGCCTCCCTTGTTACCTGAAGTTCAGGCGAAAGAACTGGCAGCCAATGCCAATCGACGCTGGGCAGAATATCTGGAACGCCGCTATGAGCAGGCGACGTTCAGTGAGCAGGAAACACTGAAACATGAATTGCAGGATCACTGGATTCAAAGCGGCAAGGCATATTACGAACTGGCCCGTCGTCTGAATACGTCAGATCGTTATGGTGAGATTTTGTCAATTTCTGCAGAGCATTTTCAGAAAGGACAGGATTACGAAACGGCCCTGAAGGTGCTGACCCGGTTCATTAATATTAACCCTGACAACAAGATGCCTCAGGCCCTGGTCCGTCGGGGAGAAGTTCTGCTGGAACTGGATCAGCTGGATGAGGCCATCTCTCATTTTGAACGGGTGATTTCGAACTACCCGACTGATGTGGCTGCGTTCCAGGCACAATATTTACTGGGAGTCGCCTACCTGGAAAAAGATGAGTTGGCGCGAGCCCAGGCTATCTGGAAAGAGATTCTGGAGACCAGCAATTTAACCCCCCAGGCACAGCAGTGGTCGGACTCTCTGTTTGCACTGGGAAAACTGAATTTTCATCTGGGGAAAATCGCATACAAGAGTGCAGAAGCGGTCGGCGATACCGCACAGGGAGATCAGAAATCCGGGAAACCGAGCCCGTACTTCTATTTTGAAGAAGCCACGCGTCGTCTGCGGGAATATGTGAATCGATATCCTGAATCGCCCAAAGTTCACGAGGCGCGGTTTCTACTCGCGCGTGCTCTACAGAATCTGGCCGATCAGCCTCGGCGGGAACTACGGGCTGCGAAAACAGAAAACGCACGTCAGGAACTGCAGCGGAAACAGTATCGCTACCTGAATATGGCGATTGAACAGTTATTGAGTCTGAATCGTGATTTACGCAGACTTGAGAGCCAGGATCGGCTCGATCCATTAGGCAAGCGACTGTTGAAATCGACCTGCTTCGGAAAAGCACATCTGCTGTATATGACGGGAGAATATGAAGAGGCCATTAAATCGTATCATGATGCCGTCAATCGATATCCTCAATGTACTGAAGTGCTGATTGCCTATATGAAGATGTCAGGGTGCTATGAAAGCCTGGGTAAAAAGAATGAAGCCAAGAGCATGCTCGAGCAGGCCAAGATCATCCTGAAACAGATGCCGGATAAAGTATTTGATTCACGGGCCAGCAACCTGGGACGTGAGGAGTGGAACCGCTGGCTGGACTGGTCGCGCGAATTACGATACTCCAACCAGCAGGCCACGTCTGCCAAAACGGGAAGTGGTGCCTGA
- a CDS encoding division/cell wall cluster transcriptional repressor MraZ, with amino-acid sequence MALTGTFNKILDGKRRLAIPKRLKEELITRDFTQIYIAPGTASSLLLFSEKGFEQQAQRLREYSRNGPEAAQYLRLYYARAEKVEVDSQGRICIPERLAELASLEVKQEVVLIGVQDHAEIWSTKRWNTYLNDHGPHFDEMAAQAFGQMPW; translated from the coding sequence ATGGCGTTAACGGGAACTTTCAACAAGATTCTGGATGGAAAGCGTCGGCTGGCAATCCCCAAACGGCTCAAGGAAGAGCTGATCACCAGGGATTTCACCCAGATTTATATCGCACCTGGTACAGCATCATCTTTGTTGCTTTTCTCGGAGAAAGGATTTGAACAGCAGGCACAACGGTTGAGAGAATATTCCAGGAATGGCCCGGAGGCAGCCCAGTATCTGCGGTTGTACTATGCACGGGCGGAGAAGGTGGAAGTCGATTCTCAGGGGCGCATCTGTATCCCCGAACGACTTGCTGAGCTGGCCAGTCTGGAAGTCAAACAGGAAGTGGTGCTGATTGGAGTTCAGGACCACGCTGAGATCTGGAGCACCAAGCGTTGGAACACCTATCTGAACGACCATGGTCCTCATTTTGATGAAATGGCTGCTCAAGCATTTGGTCAAATGCCCTGGTAA
- a CDS encoding LysM peptidoglycan-binding domain-containing protein, with translation MTEEKKTEETAAEEDWGVEKPKAGIAIETKVGLCLICILLSAFGLVVYQKINRPQEELAVSSPAEESGEHESTGEPDPFAEGNAATENTEQLAEQSGGFNTGGDNSGFSTPQENQNQENAFGAQETNSTGGDQFAQNGFENFDNQSTFNNQSEPAQSTEMAANQTNNGFESFDQPTSKNEFGNPAQNEFNSGTQNQSEPAAFDNAQADPFAGGDQFAQQQPNAAMQKTAQQNEFNPGAESEFSPPAAGADSGLMEQPAANGFAQAETGNPAAVQVEEDPFGAASTQPAQAMPQQAEPAVDNEFGNFDVAEGNDPAQMQNSSELPARTAKVNITEISSQSEPDPFGNAGFDQTEPQTPAGQMENTKEFGAETPTATAENFEQPQVSEFSEPQSNQSADRFGDFRAEEFSAERAESVTTVKRPAASIDSGSFEETAMTPEPAAQARGLFDGPAPAQEVSSQEQFGAFQEESFAQPTATAVGGEYVVQNGENFWTISKKLYGSGRYFQLLARINKSRVSDPRKMRPGLKLIAPARSTIEAQYQASHPTKQTTVSEFSGSNAVRKPGKPSGFFISQDGRPMYRVGSNDTLTDISQRHLGRSSRWYQIYQINRQRLQNPNKLQIGTELQLPYDASRVSLVPGNSSGR, from the coding sequence ATGACTGAAGAAAAGAAAACAGAAGAAACAGCGGCAGAAGAAGACTGGGGTGTCGAGAAGCCCAAAGCCGGGATCGCTATCGAAACCAAAGTAGGGCTTTGTCTGATTTGTATTCTGCTGAGTGCCTTTGGTCTGGTGGTCTATCAGAAAATCAATCGTCCGCAGGAAGAACTGGCGGTGAGCAGCCCTGCTGAGGAAAGCGGGGAGCATGAATCGACTGGGGAGCCTGATCCCTTTGCCGAGGGGAATGCAGCGACGGAGAACACCGAACAGCTCGCCGAACAGTCCGGTGGATTTAATACCGGCGGTGACAATTCCGGGTTTTCCACTCCCCAGGAAAATCAGAATCAGGAAAATGCGTTTGGGGCACAGGAAACAAATTCAACCGGCGGCGATCAGTTCGCCCAGAACGGATTTGAAAATTTTGATAATCAGTCAACCTTCAATAATCAGAGTGAACCCGCGCAGTCGACTGAGATGGCTGCGAATCAGACGAACAACGGCTTTGAGTCGTTTGATCAACCCACTTCCAAAAATGAATTTGGCAACCCGGCTCAGAACGAATTTAATAGCGGTACGCAGAATCAGTCCGAACCGGCTGCCTTTGATAACGCACAGGCAGACCCATTTGCCGGTGGCGATCAGTTCGCTCAGCAACAACCCAATGCAGCAATGCAGAAGACAGCTCAGCAGAACGAATTTAACCCGGGGGCAGAATCCGAATTCTCACCTCCTGCAGCAGGTGCCGATTCCGGGCTGATGGAACAACCAGCCGCGAATGGATTTGCCCAGGCAGAGACCGGGAATCCAGCAGCGGTCCAGGTGGAAGAAGATCCTTTCGGTGCCGCTTCAACACAACCGGCACAGGCAATGCCACAGCAGGCAGAACCGGCAGTCGACAATGAGTTTGGCAACTTCGATGTGGCGGAAGGGAATGATCCAGCGCAAATGCAGAACTCCTCAGAGCTGCCCGCCAGAACAGCCAAAGTGAACATCACCGAAATCTCCAGTCAGTCGGAACCGGATCCGTTCGGTAATGCCGGCTTTGACCAGACGGAACCGCAGACTCCCGCCGGTCAAATGGAAAACACAAAAGAATTTGGAGCAGAGACGCCGACTGCTACCGCGGAGAATTTTGAGCAGCCACAGGTTTCCGAATTCAGTGAACCACAGAGCAATCAGAGTGCCGATCGTTTTGGCGACTTTCGCGCAGAAGAGTTTTCAGCCGAACGGGCAGAGAGCGTGACCACAGTCAAGCGTCCTGCAGCCAGCATCGATTCCGGTTCTTTCGAAGAAACCGCAATGACCCCCGAGCCGGCTGCTCAGGCACGGGGACTGTTTGACGGTCCTGCTCCAGCTCAGGAAGTTTCTTCCCAGGAGCAGTTTGGCGCGTTTCAGGAAGAGAGCTTTGCTCAACCGACGGCAACTGCGGTTGGTGGTGAGTATGTTGTGCAGAACGGTGAAAACTTCTGGACGATTTCCAAGAAACTGTATGGCAGCGGTCGCTATTTTCAGCTGCTGGCCCGGATCAATAAAAGCCGTGTCAGTGATCCCCGAAAAATGCGACCGGGGTTGAAGCTCATTGCACCGGCTCGATCCACGATTGAGGCACAATACCAGGCGAGCCATCCTACCAAACAGACCACCGTCAGTGAATTCAGCGGCAGTAACGCCGTACGTAAGCCGGGTAAGCCTTCCGGCTTTTTCATCAGCCAGGATGGGCGTCCGATGTACCGCGTAGGCAGCAATGATACGCTGACGGATATTTCGCAGCGTCATCTGGGGCGTTCGTCTCGCTGGTATCAGATTTATCAGATTAACCGGCAGAGACTGCAAAACCCGAACAAGCTACAAATTGGCACGGAATTGCAGCTGCCTTACGATGCCAGTCGGGTCAGTCTTGTGCCTGGAAACTCTTCCGGCCGATAA
- a CDS encoding sigma-54-dependent transcriptional regulator, protein MKQSIIHQVTSRGVIQVVSEDRIRRLEICTQLSNLGYTVVPLAEMLFSAARQHTEAEICLLLDAKAIAEYAFKADAVPEEHLIPVLFYPPFSQEQAREHRHSGGTGPLAAMVPFAELKSEDSLENIGRLLDSAIKYARLSRRCSGLVQELNSRSTRKLIGYSQAIQTLRDRVADATHLQTPVVVQGVAGTELPLVAELIHDAMFLEKRPFIKVNCSSLTIENVERELLGYFTDEKSSYTDEPKWNPGRLELAEGGTLVLDQMHLASLPVQAAILKIVERGEYLCPEDSQMKKLNCRLISLSHAPLSELVAQNQFKRKLASILGETTISVPRLNDRKEDLALLTEFLLSEVARAEGTVPKLLTLDGLETLKRHDWTGDVQELRNLIQHVSRVDNGVRLDAASLQPWIGSESIANPDSMVGMTFREMEQKLIESTFARCGGNREQTAQMLDIGLRTLSGKLRSYGYPPRGGPDSKRNFTVRRAA, encoded by the coding sequence ATGAAGCAGAGTATAATTCATCAAGTTACATCACGAGGTGTGATTCAGGTCGTTTCTGAAGACCGGATTCGCCGACTGGAAATCTGTACGCAGTTGTCGAATCTGGGGTACACGGTCGTACCGCTGGCGGAGATGTTGTTTTCAGCAGCGCGCCAGCATACCGAAGCAGAAATCTGTCTGTTACTCGATGCGAAAGCGATTGCTGAGTACGCATTCAAGGCAGACGCGGTTCCCGAAGAACATCTGATTCCGGTTCTGTTTTACCCTCCGTTTTCACAGGAGCAGGCACGCGAGCACCGACACTCTGGCGGAACAGGACCTCTGGCTGCGATGGTTCCGTTTGCGGAACTGAAGTCGGAGGATTCACTCGAGAATATCGGGCGTCTGCTCGATTCCGCGATTAAATACGCACGTCTGTCCCGGCGGTGTTCCGGTTTAGTTCAGGAATTGAATTCAAGATCCACACGAAAGCTGATCGGCTACAGCCAGGCAATCCAGACTTTACGCGACCGGGTTGCTGACGCGACGCATCTGCAGACGCCTGTCGTGGTGCAGGGGGTTGCGGGAACGGAATTACCTCTGGTCGCAGAGCTGATTCACGATGCCATGTTTCTGGAGAAGCGTCCCTTTATCAAAGTGAACTGCAGCAGCCTGACAATTGAAAATGTCGAACGGGAACTGCTGGGATATTTTACCGATGAGAAAAGCAGTTATACCGATGAGCCGAAATGGAACCCGGGACGTCTCGAACTGGCAGAAGGGGGAACTCTGGTACTGGACCAGATGCATCTGGCCTCACTGCCGGTTCAGGCTGCGATCCTGAAGATTGTCGAGCGGGGCGAATATCTTTGCCCGGAAGACAGTCAGATGAAAAAACTAAATTGCCGCCTGATCTCTTTAAGTCATGCACCTCTGTCAGAGCTGGTCGCTCAGAATCAGTTTAAACGGAAACTGGCGTCCATACTGGGGGAAACGACGATTTCGGTTCCCCGGTTGAATGATCGAAAGGAAGATCTGGCGCTGCTGACCGAATTCCTGTTGAGTGAAGTCGCACGAGCCGAAGGCACCGTTCCCAAGCTGCTGACACTGGATGGGCTGGAGACTCTGAAACGGCACGACTGGACTGGCGATGTGCAGGAGTTGCGCAACCTGATCCAGCATGTCAGCCGGGTCGATAACGGGGTGCGACTCGATGCCGCCAGCCTGCAGCCCTGGATTGGCTCGGAATCGATTGCCAATCCCGATTCGATGGTGGGTATGACCTTTCGGGAAATGGAACAGAAGCTGATCGAAAGTACCTTTGCCCGCTGTGGCGGGAACCGGGAACAAACGGCGCAGATGCTGGATATTGGCTTACGGACTCTCTCAGGAAAACTGAGATCTTATGGTTATCCGCCTCGGGGCGGCCCGGACTCCAAGCGGAATTTTACGGTCCGGCGTGCAGCCTGA
- the rsmH gene encoding 16S rRNA (cytosine(1402)-N(4))-methyltransferase RsmH → MSGKSGDQKRPVHIPVLLREVMEQLDLSPGLVVVDGTVGAGGHSQHILKQIGAKGTLIGLDRDAMMLGFAREKLGAEALPEGQCFLRQASYAELPAVLEELQIPAVDRVLLDLGLSSDQLSDEARGFGFESPGELDLRFDTRQGVPAWQLLETLSEAELAEILEVYGEERFSQRIAGQLVQQRKAKPVRTATDLIEAVQAALPAKALATARKNPATRVFQALRIAANQELEQLETMLESVLPQALKPGGRAVIISFHSLEDRMVKQAFKDRDQWNNLTAKPITATQAEQRVNPRCRTAKLRVAVKT, encoded by the coding sequence ATGTCAGGGAAATCCGGTGATCAGAAAAGGCCCGTCCATATACCGGTCCTGCTGCGTGAAGTCATGGAACAACTGGATTTGTCTCCCGGACTGGTGGTCGTGGACGGCACCGTCGGCGCGGGTGGACACAGTCAGCATATTCTGAAACAAATTGGAGCCAAAGGGACCTTAATCGGTCTGGATCGTGATGCCATGATGCTGGGATTTGCCAGAGAAAAATTAGGAGCGGAAGCATTGCCGGAAGGGCAGTGTTTTCTCAGGCAGGCCAGCTATGCAGAGCTACCCGCAGTCCTGGAAGAACTGCAGATTCCTGCGGTGGACCGAGTGCTCCTGGATCTGGGGCTCTCTTCGGATCAGCTGAGTGATGAAGCGCGGGGGTTCGGATTTGAGTCCCCGGGCGAACTGGATTTACGGTTTGATACACGACAGGGAGTGCCTGCCTGGCAATTACTGGAAACACTTTCTGAAGCGGAGCTTGCCGAGATACTGGAAGTCTACGGCGAAGAACGATTCAGCCAACGGATAGCCGGTCAGCTGGTTCAGCAGCGAAAAGCGAAACCGGTCCGCACGGCTACAGACTTGATCGAAGCGGTGCAGGCGGCCTTGCCTGCCAAAGCGCTGGCGACGGCTCGCAAGAACCCGGCGACACGCGTCTTTCAGGCACTCAGGATCGCCGCTAATCAGGAGCTGGAACAACTGGAAACGATGCTGGAATCGGTTTTACCCCAGGCTCTCAAGCCGGGGGGCAGAGCGGTGATCATCAGCTTTCATTCACTGGAAGACCGGATGGTCAAGCAGGCGTTTAAAGACCGGGATCAGTGGAACAATTTAACAGCCAAACCGATCACAGCGACGCAGGCTGAGCAACGGGTGAATCCCCGCTGCCGCACCGCCAAGCTGCGGGTGGCGGTCAAAACATAA